Proteins encoded together in one Poecile atricapillus isolate bPoeAtr1 chromosome 15, bPoeAtr1.hap1, whole genome shotgun sequence window:
- the LOC131585116 gene encoding corticoliberin-like, with protein sequence MRVRMISAASVLVLLFLPSETCSPLQWPRGPSRRLTLAPQLTWEPWMGAPRPPVPATDPLPQRLCQFHGAEPTPARARRALQAGKRRDGKPNSLDLTFHLLREFLEMSREERLAQKALSNKLLLQSIGK encoded by the coding sequence ATGCGGGTCAGGATGATATCAGCTGCCTCCGTCCTCGTCCTGCTCTTCCTGCCATCGGAGACCTGCTCCCCCTTGCAGTGGCCCCGGGGCCCGTCCCGTAGGCTGACCCTGGCTCCCCAGCTcacctgggagccctggatgGGAGCCCCGAGACCCCCGGTCCCCGCCACCGATCCCCTGCCCCAAAGACTGTGCCAGTTCCATGGGGCAGAGCCCACCCCGGCCCGAGCCCGGCGGGCGCTGCAAGCCGGCAAGAGGCGAGATGGAAAACCCAACTCGCTGGATCTCACCTTCCACCTCCTGCGCGAGTTCCTGGAAATGTCCCGGGAGGAGAGACTGGCCCAGAAGGCGCTCAGCAATAAGCTCTTGCTGCAGAGTATAGGGAAATGA